Within the Cucurbita pepo subsp. pepo cultivar mu-cu-16 unplaced genomic scaffold, ASM280686v2 Cp4.1_scaffold003180, whole genome shotgun sequence genome, the region CAACACAGCTTTGTAAGCTGTCCCAAACGTTCCCTTACCCAACACTTCAGCTGAAGCCCTCAACAGATCCTCCAAATCAAACACCCTCCCACCAGCATTCCCAAAAAACACCAACTTTTTAGCACCACCAACGTTGTCATCCCCTTCCCCTTTCTTATTCTCTAGCGCCGCCGTAGCAGCCACAGAGCACCCATTTTCATACCCCCCATTCTCTTCACTAACTGCCTTCTCTCCTCGTACATCGACAAGGGCTGTCATGTCCAGAGTGCTTGTTTTCCGACCGCTCTGCCTCCGACAAGAAACCATCAAaatcacacaaaacaaaaccaaacccAGAACGGATCCCATCACAATCNAGACCCCATCACAATCCCACCGACCGCAGCCCCAGACAagttcttccttctcttgTTCTCATTAACATCAATATCCACTGTCAATGGAACAATGNGGATCCCATCACAATCCCTCCGACCGCAGCCCCAGACAagttcttccttctcttgTTCTCATTAACATCAATATCCACTGTCAATGGAACAATGACATTTCGAGCGCAATTCTCAAAGGGTCGCCCACAAAGTGGATTACCCATAAAAGCAGTAAAGGGAAACGACTGGAAACGACGAGGAACCGACCCATTAAAGAAATTGTTGGAAACATTGAACTGTTCGAGGTTAGGCAGCTTCAGCTCCGGTAATGAGCCAGTAAGGCGATTGTTCTCAAGAAACAGAGTCTTCAGCCGCCGGAGTTTGTCAAAACCGGGAGACAGGACGCCGGAGAAGTTATTGGAA harbors:
- the LOC111786877 gene encoding probable inactive receptor kinase RLK902, whose product is MQPPHLLLHLFLCLLPSLSLIPAVKPDLTSDKASLLSLRSSLAGRTIELWNASHQTPCSWTGVKCQGSRVTVLRLPGASLSGQIPTGIFRNLTHLRTLSLRLNALTGQLPSDLAACTNLRSLYLQGNAFSGPIPEFLFQFHDLVRLNLASNNFSGVLSPGFDKLRRLKTLFLENNRLTGSLPELKLPNLEQFNVSNNFFNGSVPRRFQSFPFTAFMGNPLCGRPFENCARNVIVPLTVDIDVNENKRRKNLSGAAVGGIVMGSVLGLVLFCVILMVSCRRQSGRKTSTLDMTALVDVRGEKAVSEENGGYENGCSVAATAALENKKGEGDDNVGGAKKLVFFGNAGGRVFDLEDLLRASAEVLGKGTFGTAYKA